One Parageobacillus sp. KH3-4 genomic region harbors:
- a CDS encoding helix-turn-helix transcriptional regulator produces the protein MREWLKKRRLNKELTQKEIANLVGISRSTYAMIESGERNPSVSVAKRIAGVLKFDWTIFFDDKCHDSCIKTYSA, from the coding sequence ATGAGAGAATGGTTGAAGAAAAGACGTTTAAACAAAGAATTAACGCAAAAGGAAATTGCTAATTTAGTAGGGATTTCTCGCAGTACCTATGCCATGATCGAGAGCGGTGAGAGAAATCCAAGTGTTTCAGTAGCGAAACGTATTGCTGGTGTTCTTAAATTTGACTGGACAATTTTTTTTGACGACAAATGTCACGATTCGTGTATAAAAACGTATTCAGCGTAA
- a CDS encoding PTS ascorbate transporter subunit IIC: MSSIGNVFDWAFFWGVFGFLLKTVAPFVMLVIAIVAVGMLLHGVIVAIRSRS; this comes from the coding sequence GTGTCGAGTATTGGGAATGTATTTGACTGGGCCTTTTTCTGGGGCGTGTTTGGATTTTTATTGAAAACTGTTGCTCCCTTCGTTATGTTAGTCATCGCGATTGTGGCAGTGGGGATGCTTCTACATGGTGTGATCGTTGCGATCAGATCGAGGTCGTGA
- a CDS encoding phage/plasmid primase, P4 family, translating into MQAAIQQQAGLEHLFPSAQKPLKIIRLIGYSRMNTESDPNKAYSMAKRPCMKGWQDLNRPGLTEREIRSWLRQKGWTGLVIPDGYDCVDIDDREEGELIFKALLREGYQFHAIQTVRGFQFFFRSTGAIKGQDATVLMAGGFVGDYRLSGRGQIVLPSENTGGREWVHITDKELSPMPIFFERLKKIDKTQRPFSIPMHEGGRNNALYAHCCRLVEFGYTPEQVSEIASFLNRYFFLPPLDQREFSAILHSALKHEPSGTNYHSPPPMAFPVRKEGEPRKFNLTEMGNAERLVARNGENLRYCVEFEEWLIWDGKTWVEDKKKQIERIAIRTFREMYAEAAHEENNDARNELLRWAKASEKSSVFLNSIARAEAMLPISQEELNKDKFLLNCANGVVDLRTGQLLPHAREYMMTKNTHVPYDPNAKCPTWIAFLESIFRDGDNVKYEIINFLQKAIGYALTGDISEQVVFFLWGTGRNGKSTFINTIKALLGDYAKQTNSNTFTAKMNDSGINNDIARLHGSRFVSAMESEDGQRLSESLIKQLTGGEPITARFLRKEFFEFVPEFKIFFTTNHKPIIKGDDEGIWRRIRLVPFTYTIPKEQVDKHLPEKLMNELPGILRWAVEGCLKWQKEGLGEPDEIKNATDEYKEEMDLLSNFLNDCCVIHPGAKVQLNELYKEYIYWCEENSEIPMKKQKFSARLVLRGFEKRKSTGNKTFFFGIGLSTESYKVTSSYSNSGKSPIGENITEIPKNKSPEVTSNLVEEEI; encoded by the coding sequence ATGCAGGCAGCGATCCAACAGCAAGCAGGACTGGAGCATTTGTTTCCTTCGGCGCAGAAGCCGTTGAAAATCATTCGGCTGATCGGCTATTCGCGAATGAATACCGAAAGCGATCCTAACAAAGCCTACAGCATGGCGAAACGACCGTGCATGAAAGGATGGCAGGATTTAAACCGCCCAGGTTTGACGGAAAGAGAAATTCGTTCCTGGCTGCGGCAAAAAGGGTGGACAGGCCTTGTTATTCCGGACGGATATGACTGCGTGGACATTGACGATCGGGAAGAAGGGGAGCTGATTTTCAAAGCGCTCCTTCGCGAAGGGTACCAATTTCATGCGATTCAAACCGTGCGAGGATTCCAATTTTTCTTCCGGTCTACCGGCGCGATTAAAGGCCAAGACGCAACGGTGTTGATGGCTGGCGGTTTTGTCGGCGACTATCGCCTCTCTGGGAGAGGACAGATCGTGCTTCCAAGCGAGAACACAGGCGGACGCGAATGGGTCCATATAACAGATAAAGAACTGTCGCCGATGCCAATTTTCTTCGAACGGTTGAAAAAGATTGATAAAACGCAGCGTCCGTTTTCGATTCCTATGCACGAAGGTGGCCGGAATAACGCGCTGTACGCCCATTGTTGCCGTCTTGTTGAATTTGGCTATACGCCGGAGCAAGTTTCCGAGATTGCTAGTTTCTTAAACCGATATTTTTTCCTTCCGCCACTCGATCAGCGAGAGTTTTCCGCCATTTTGCATAGCGCGCTCAAACATGAACCGAGTGGAACGAACTATCATTCTCCGCCACCGATGGCTTTCCCAGTACGGAAAGAAGGGGAACCAAGAAAATTCAATTTAACTGAAATGGGGAACGCTGAACGTCTCGTTGCAAGAAATGGAGAAAATCTTCGTTATTGCGTTGAGTTTGAGGAATGGCTGATTTGGGACGGAAAGACATGGGTGGAGGATAAAAAGAAGCAAATTGAACGCATCGCGATTCGAACGTTTCGTGAAATGTACGCCGAAGCAGCGCACGAAGAAAACAACGATGCACGAAACGAATTGTTAAGGTGGGCGAAGGCGAGCGAAAAAAGCTCGGTATTTCTCAACTCGATTGCACGAGCCGAGGCGATGCTGCCAATCAGCCAGGAAGAGCTGAACAAAGATAAGTTTTTGCTGAATTGCGCTAACGGAGTCGTTGATTTGCGGACAGGACAACTTCTTCCTCATGCGCGCGAATATATGATGACAAAAAATACGCATGTCCCTTATGATCCAAACGCAAAATGCCCAACATGGATTGCGTTTCTTGAGTCGATTTTTCGTGATGGTGACAATGTGAAATACGAAATAATCAATTTCTTACAAAAAGCGATTGGCTACGCATTGACAGGCGATATAAGCGAGCAAGTTGTGTTTTTCCTCTGGGGAACCGGGAGAAACGGAAAATCGACGTTTATCAATACGATTAAAGCATTGCTGGGCGATTATGCAAAGCAGACGAATTCCAATACGTTTACGGCAAAAATGAACGATTCCGGGATCAATAACGATATCGCGCGTCTACATGGATCGCGTTTTGTATCAGCCATGGAGAGCGAGGACGGCCAGCGTTTATCAGAATCGCTTATTAAGCAACTTACAGGCGGTGAGCCGATCACAGCCCGCTTTTTGCGGAAGGAATTTTTCGAGTTTGTGCCGGAGTTCAAGATTTTCTTTACAACGAATCACAAGCCAATCATCAAAGGCGACGATGAAGGAATTTGGCGGCGCATTCGCCTTGTGCCTTTCACCTATACAATTCCAAAAGAACAGGTGGACAAGCACCTTCCGGAAAAGCTGATGAATGAGCTTCCTGGGATTTTGCGCTGGGCGGTCGAGGGATGCTTGAAGTGGCAAAAAGAAGGATTAGGAGAGCCGGATGAAATCAAGAACGCAACGGATGAATACAAAGAGGAAATGGACCTTTTAAGCAACTTCTTAAATGATTGCTGCGTGATTCATCCAGGCGCGAAAGTGCAATTGAACGAGCTGTACAAAGAATATATCTACTGGTGCGAGGAGAACAGCGAAATCCCGATGAAAAAGCAAAAGTTTTCTGCAAGATTAGTGCTGCGCGGGTTCGAAAAACGGAAATCCACCGGAAACAAAACATTCTTTTTCGGCATCGGTCTTTCCACCGAAAGTTACAAAGTTACCTCCAGTTACTCAAATTCCGGTAAATCGCCTATAGGTGAAAATATAACGGAAATACCGAAAAATAAGTCACCCGAGGTAACTAGTAACTTGGTTGAAGAAGAAATATAG
- the gltP gene encoding glutamate/aspartate:proton symporter GltP, producing MKKIGLAWQIFIGLVLGIIVGAIFYGNPKVATYLQPIGDIFLRLIKMIVIPIVVSSLIVGVANVGDLKKLGKLGGKTFIYFEIITTFAIVVGLLAANVFQPGAGVNMKSLEKTDIQSYIDTTNEVQHHSMIETVVNIVPKNIFESLSTGNMLPIIFFSVMFGLGVAAIGDKGKPVLQFFQGVAEAMFYVTNQIMKFAPFGVFALIGVTVSKFGMESLIPLSKLVIVVYGTMVFFILAVLGGVAKLVGVNIFHIIKILKDELILAYSTASSETVLPKIMEKMEKFGCPKSITSFVIPTGYSFNLDGSTLYQALAAIFIAQLYGIDMPISQQISLLLVLMVTSKGIAGVPGVSFVVLLATLGTVGIPVEGLAFIAGIDRILDMARTAVNVIGNSLAAVVMSKWEGQYNEEKGRKYIEELQQSA from the coding sequence ATGAAAAAAATCGGATTAGCTTGGCAAATTTTTATCGGTCTCGTTCTCGGAATTATCGTGGGAGCCATTTTTTATGGAAATCCGAAGGTTGCTACTTATTTACAGCCGATTGGAGATATTTTTCTTCGTTTAATAAAAATGATAGTTATTCCGATTGTTGTTTCTAGCCTTATCGTTGGAGTCGCCAATGTTGGAGATTTGAAAAAACTCGGGAAACTAGGCGGCAAAACGTTTATTTATTTCGAAATTATCACAACGTTTGCGATTGTCGTCGGTTTATTGGCGGCGAACGTGTTTCAGCCAGGAGCCGGCGTTAATATGAAATCATTAGAAAAAACAGATATTCAAAGCTATATTGATACAACAAATGAAGTGCAGCATCACTCGATGATTGAAACAGTTGTCAATATTGTTCCAAAAAACATTTTTGAATCGCTATCAACCGGAAACATGTTGCCGATCATCTTCTTCTCTGTAATGTTCGGTTTAGGAGTAGCGGCGATTGGCGACAAAGGTAAACCGGTGCTTCAGTTTTTCCAAGGCGTGGCAGAAGCGATGTTTTACGTGACAAACCAAATTATGAAATTTGCACCGTTCGGTGTGTTTGCGCTTATCGGTGTAACGGTTTCGAAATTTGGAATGGAATCACTTATTCCGCTCAGCAAGCTCGTCATTGTTGTTTACGGAACGATGGTCTTCTTTATTCTTGCAGTACTTGGCGGCGTTGCTAAACTTGTTGGTGTAAATATATTCCATATTATAAAGATTTTAAAAGATGAATTAATCCTTGCCTACAGTACAGCAAGTTCAGAAACGGTTCTTCCAAAAATCATGGAAAAAATGGAGAAATTCGGCTGTCCGAAGTCGATTACATCATTTGTCATTCCGACAGGTTATTCCTTCAACTTAGACGGGTCTACGTTATATCAGGCGCTGGCTGCCATTTTTATCGCGCAGTTATATGGTATTGATATGCCGATTTCGCAACAAATTTCCTTGTTGCTTGTGTTGATGGTGACTTCAAAAGGGATCGCCGGAGTTCCGGGTGTATCGTTTGTCGTATTGCTTGCTACGTTGGGCACGGTTGGTATTCCGGTAGAAGGATTGGCGTTTATCGCGGGGATTGACCGCATTTTAGATATGGCGCGTACAGCAGTGAACGTTATTGGCAACTCGTTAGCAGCGGTCGTTATGTCAAAATGGGAAGGTCAATACAATGAAGAAAAAGGAAGAAAGTATATAGAAGAGTTGCAACAAAGCGCGTAA
- a CDS encoding restriction endonuclease, with product MARKMPSRKQRQKIVYEGVAVLVILCGIGIWWQFQLSIYFLVVTVFVAITLGVIASSYAPDMRKKENKNKNPFTGLPQKTAMKKPSKPTSAKKQTAPAKSASSSERAGKYVVRPDNEIIRLPLQELNGYEFERLCYLYFKAMGYKPELTPPTQDKGVDLILTDKRENFKIAVQCKHYINSGRQITVKEIRELVGAKRNHRCIKGWFIATTTYTNAALAEADIHHIDCFAIEFVENKIIPWKERETAKAQVAVSRKSYLYPFENNQMIHLSSIPKN from the coding sequence ATGGCTAGAAAAATGCCGTCAAGGAAGCAACGACAAAAAATCGTCTATGAGGGGGTAGCTGTCCTTGTTATTTTATGTGGAATAGGCATCTGGTGGCAATTTCAATTAAGTATTTATTTCTTGGTTGTCACCGTTTTTGTTGCTATAACTTTAGGTGTAATAGCCTCTTCTTATGCACCAGACATGCGCAAAAAAGAAAACAAAAATAAAAACCCCTTTACAGGACTCCCTCAAAAAACTGCTATGAAGAAGCCCTCCAAACCAACCTCAGCGAAGAAACAAACAGCTCCAGCAAAATCAGCTTCTTCCAGTGAAAGAGCAGGAAAATATGTCGTGCGTCCGGATAATGAAATTATCCGCCTTCCATTGCAAGAACTTAACGGTTACGAATTCGAAAGACTCTGTTATTTATATTTTAAGGCTATGGGATACAAACCAGAACTAACCCCTCCGACACAAGATAAAGGTGTTGATCTAATCCTCACAGATAAACGAGAAAATTTTAAAATTGCTGTCCAATGTAAACATTACATAAATTCCGGTCGCCAAATCACAGTTAAAGAAATTCGCGAACTTGTTGGAGCAAAACGGAATCATCGCTGCATTAAAGGATGGTTTATCGCAACAACAACCTACACAAACGCTGCACTTGCTGAAGCTGATATACATCATATTGACTGTTTTGCTATTGAATTTGTTGAGAATAAAATTATTCCGTGGAAAGAGCGTGAAACAGCCAAAGCGCAAGTGGCTGTTTCACGAAAATCATACCTCTATCCTTTTGAAAATAACCAAATGATTCACTTATCTAGTATCCCTAAAAATTAG
- a CDS encoding fibronectin type III domain-containing protein, which translates to MRKTLFIILFSTFLIITLDNQQIFAAPGGYFDGKAVPTTSGGTTTVITDNNAGTGDGLRYGPNPVLYFTENVNIRKIYIIADKTSDAAVSFYSDDAGTKLIRSITFDKFTYGVWNDISVDNVKKITFHKTSVNSNNPAIKEFDVITEQMISYLEPVNNLTVTKITDSSVALHWDNPSSENFIGVELYKNGKMISSLSKEKTEYQITGLESNTEYTFEIYAVYTPRIRSVAVLKTVKTLEEIPIVEITNLKADAKYDRVKLSWTLPESEFFSHVNIYRKKVEEKLFFDRLFGASSVSAATTSDGYTPMFETNGTYWTDLTVDPETTYSYKVTSENIEGKESNGVTIEVTTPSEPLPTMDGVSATQDENGDYVVTWTSPTTGRVKVLISGKEYATVDAATQKIVIPKEDMKLNFFGGYDAKLVPISERGTEGKPVQVPVVGETKVDLPFSFDEFMQTVISILAWAAPFILLSLVLIFWRPFIEFLRKAILAKGGRVKQ; encoded by the coding sequence GTGAGAAAAACCTTATTTATAATATTATTCTCCACTTTCCTAATCATCACTTTAGATAATCAGCAAATATTTGCTGCTCCTGGAGGTTATTTTGATGGAAAAGCAGTACCTACCACATCAGGTGGTACAACTACGGTAATAACAGATAATAATGCAGGGACTGGTGATGGATTAAGGTATGGTCCTAATCCAGTTTTATACTTCACTGAAAATGTAAATATAAGAAAAATATATATCATCGCAGATAAAACAAGTGATGCAGCAGTATCTTTTTATTCCGATGATGCAGGGACTAAACTAATCCGGTCAATAACATTCGATAAATTTACTTATGGTGTTTGGAATGATATTTCAGTTGACAATGTAAAAAAGATAACATTTCACAAAACAAGTGTTAATAGTAATAATCCTGCAATTAAGGAATTTGATGTAATTACAGAACAAATGATTTCTTATTTAGAACCAGTAAATAATTTAACTGTAACCAAAATAACAGATTCAAGCGTCGCTTTACATTGGGATAATCCAAGTTCTGAAAACTTTATAGGAGTTGAATTATACAAAAATGGTAAGATGATTAGTTCATTGTCTAAAGAAAAAACAGAATATCAAATAACGGGGTTGGAATCAAATACTGAATATACTTTTGAAATTTATGCTGTCTATACACCTAGAATTAGATCCGTAGCAGTATTGAAAACAGTTAAAACATTAGAAGAAATACCAATAGTTGAAATAACAAATTTAAAGGCAGATGCAAAATATGACCGTGTAAAGCTTTCTTGGACTCTTCCAGAAAGTGAGTTTTTCTCACACGTCAATATTTACCGTAAAAAGGTTGAAGAAAAATTATTTTTTGACCGTTTATTTGGCGCGTCATCCGTTTCTGCAGCAACAACATCTGACGGCTACACTCCTATGTTTGAAACGAATGGAACGTATTGGACCGATTTGACGGTTGATCCAGAAACGACGTATTCGTACAAGGTGACGTCGGAGAACATCGAAGGAAAGGAGTCAAATGGGGTAACCATTGAAGTAACAACTCCCTCAGAACCTCTTCCAACGATGGATGGAGTGTCAGCAACACAAGATGAAAACGGTGACTATGTTGTGACATGGACAAGCCCTACCACTGGGAGAGTGAAAGTTTTGATTAGCGGCAAAGAATATGCGACCGTTGATGCCGCAACGCAAAAAATTGTTATTCCTAAAGAAGATATGAAGCTTAATTTTTTCGGAGGCTATGACGCAAAATTAGTGCCGATCAGCGAAAGGGGAACGGAGGGAAAACCTGTACAGGTTCCTGTGGTTGGAGAAACAAAAGTGGATCTGCCTTTTTCTTTTGATGAGTTCATGCAGACAGTCATTAGCATCCTTGCCTGGGCAGCACCGTTTATCTTGCTATCTCTTGTTCTCATTTTTTGGCGGCCATTTATCGAGTTTTTGCGAAAAGCGATTCTTGCTAAAGGAGGGCGTGTGAAGCAATGA
- a CDS encoding helix-turn-helix transcriptional regulator, with protein MINLGDRLHELRNKLNLRQEDVAKKIGVGRTTYAMYEQGKREPDYETLLKLADLYEVSVDYLLTGQERTEKHGNKRNLFFFDVEGLTEEEIEEIKRHIEYVKWKAKQERGKNKNG; from the coding sequence ATGATTAATCTAGGAGATCGATTGCATGAATTGCGGAATAAACTAAATTTGCGTCAAGAAGATGTAGCTAAAAAAATTGGAGTAGGTCGGACTACATATGCTATGTATGAGCAAGGGAAAAGAGAACCAGATTATGAAACACTCCTTAAACTCGCTGATTTATATGAAGTTTCTGTGGATTATCTGCTGACAGGTCAAGAAAGAACAGAAAAACACGGAAATAAAAGAAACCTTTTCTTTTTTGACGTCGAAGGGTTGACTGAAGAAGAAATCGAGGAAATCAAAAGGCACATTGAGTATGTGAAATGGAAGGCAAAACAAGAAAGGGGAAAAAATAAAAATGGCTAG
- a CDS encoding Fur-regulated basic protein FbpA → MSKPFKSFLWEAIERVRNKRVGQLIAMGHTKMEDGRQLSKLTVSELNHEYRCMKELRKKKVRA, encoded by the coding sequence ATGTCAAAGCCGTTTAAATCGTTCCTATGGGAAGCGATCGAGAGAGTCAGGAACAAACGGGTGGGCCAGCTTATTGCGATGGGGCATACGAAAATGGAAGATGGGCGGCAATTGTCAAAGCTGACCGTCTCTGAGCTGAACCATGAGTATCGATGCATGAAGGAATTAAGAAAAAAGAAGGTGCGTGCATGA
- a CDS encoding ATPase — MAHHFFIQGPLGAGKTLLMSVLAHHWREKVRALGGDIQLFSNYGLKDSMPLEHYTDWYKVAEAQGSICCWDESQMAFSNRRWSKYGATIATEVMMFTRKMKSVQIYCSPSINNVDSRIRQIVEVLINVRKIGDRGFAIHFTDYQTGEFMHKQFLPMWKAKKIFKLGLYDTDTIVLGFPLPSTEREGNEFFRTLEEIHDKARGTVRRAAHELLTGAGAL; from the coding sequence ATGGCGCATCATTTCTTTATACAGGGACCTTTAGGAGCAGGAAAAACGTTGTTGATGTCGGTTTTGGCGCATCATTGGCGCGAAAAAGTCCGCGCACTTGGCGGTGATATTCAACTATTTTCAAACTACGGATTAAAGGATTCGATGCCTCTTGAACATTATACCGATTGGTATAAGGTGGCCGAAGCGCAAGGGAGCATATGTTGCTGGGATGAGTCACAAATGGCGTTCTCGAACAGAAGGTGGTCAAAATACGGTGCGACAATTGCAACAGAAGTAATGATGTTCACACGTAAAATGAAAAGCGTGCAAATTTACTGTTCACCGTCTATTAATAACGTCGATAGTCGCATTCGCCAAATTGTTGAAGTGTTAATCAACGTTCGGAAAATCGGCGATCGCGGATTTGCAATCCATTTTACGGACTATCAAACGGGAGAATTTATGCATAAGCAATTTTTGCCGATGTGGAAAGCAAAGAAAATATTCAAACTGGGTTTGTATGATACGGACACGATAGTATTAGGTTTTCCTCTGCCGTCGACAGAACGAGAAGGAAATGAGTTTTTCCGGACGCTTGAAGAAATTCATGATAAAGCACGCGGGACGGTAAGGAGGGCTGCCCATGAATTACTCACTGGTGCCGGAGCATTATAA